The nucleotide sequence TGGGGACCGCCCGCGACGGGCTTGTGGGTGAAGATCAAGGGGCGCGACCTGCTCGGGAGCCTCAGTCCAGCGCCCCGGGAGGCGCGACGCTCGTCTCCGGCACGAAGAAGTCCGGCGCAAGCGGGACGCCCGCTGTGACGCGGTATTTTGAAAAGTCCGTGACGCCCTCCTCGGCCAGGAAGGAGTCGTCGATCAGGAAGCGGCCCGTCGCGCTCCGCGCGTCCTTGAGGAACAGGGCGTGCGCGGCGTCCGCCATGATCTCCGGCGTGCGGCTCGCCTGCATCAGCGCGTCGCCGCCGAGGAGGTTGCGCACCGCGGCCGTGGCGATGGTGGTGCGCGGCCACAGGGCGTTGACGGCGATCCCCTTGCCTCCGATCCCCCTGCCGCGCAGCTCGCCGGCCAGCCCCAGCACGCACAGCGACATGCCGAACTTGGCCATGGTGTAGGCCAGATGCGGCGCGAACCACTTCTCCGCCATGTCGAGTGGCGGCGACAGCATCAGGATGTGCGGATTCTCCGCCCGCTCCAGATGCGGGATCGCGTACTTGCTCACCATGTAGGTGCCGCGCGCGTTGATCTGATGCATCAGGTCGAAGCGCTTCATCTCGGTGGCCGGCGTGTTCGACAGCGAGATCGCGCTGGCGTTGTTGACCACGATGTCGATCCCGCCGAATCTTTTCGCGGTCTCATCGAGCGCGTCCCGCACCGCCTCCTCGTCGCGCACGTCGACCGTCAGCGGCAGCGCCCGGCCGCCGGCCCGCTCGATCCGTTCGGCCGCCGTGAAGATCGTGCCCTCCAGCTTCGGATGCGGTTCGGCGGTCTTGGCGGCGATGGCGACGTTGGCGCCGTCGCGGGCGGCGCGCAGGCCGATGGCCAGCCCGATGCCGCGCGAGGCGCCGGTGATGAACAGGGTCTTGCCAGCTAAGTTCTTGCCCGCAAGGTTCTTGGCCGGACTCGTGCGATCGCTCATGTGTCGTGCTCTCCGATCCGGAAGCGCTCCGGCTGGCGGCCGTCGGCGTCGGTGAAGCCGTAGGCGCGGGCGAGGTCCCCGGCATGGACCGTCCGCCCGGATCGGTCCAGCACGCAAGGGTCGGCGGACAGCGCCGCGAGCGCCCGGCCGGCATAGAGCGGGCTCTCGGTGGCGCGGTCCGCCTCGCCGAGGTCGCGCACCCGCTCGGTGGCGACGAAGCCCGGCGAGAGGCCGAGCGCGCACACGCCGTGGGGAAGGAGTTCGGCGGCGCAGGCGAAGGCGAGGCGGTTCGTGGCCGCCTTGGCGAGGTCGTAATAGAGGTCGCCGAGATAGCTCTCGGTGCCGAAGGAGACGAAGGCGACCAGCCCCCGCTTCGCGGCGACCATGGCCGGGGCCACGGCGCGGGCCAGCAGCAGCGCCGGGTAAGGCCCCGTCCCCAGAAACCGCGAAAACGGCTCGGCCGAGCGGCGCCAGAACGGCGTGCCCCAGGCGGCGCCGTCGGGGTAGCGCGCGCCGTCGTAGCCCTCGTTGCCGCCCCAGACGCTCGACGCCGCGACGTCGATCCGCCCGAAGCGGCGCAGCGCCCAGTGCACGAGTCCGTCCACCGCCCGCTCGCTCGTGTGGTCGCACAGGTAGGGGTGCCCCTCGCCGCCGGCGGCGTCGACCGCGCGGGCGGTGTCCTCGATCGCTTCCGGCCGGGTCTCGGTGCGCCGCCCGGTCTCGGAGGAGCGGGCGGTGACGATCACCGTGGCGCCGGCCTCGCCCAGGCCGCGGGCGAGCCCCCGCCCGACACCGCGCGAGGCCCCGGCCACGAGGCAGACCTTTCCCCGCAACGGCTGCGGCATGGGGCCGTCAGGCCTTGCCCGAGAGGAAGCGGGCGAGCCTCCCTTGCGTCTCGGGATCGCGCAGGCCCGCCTCGAAGGCCTGCGCCTCCGCCTCGACCGCCGCCTCGACCTGCGCCTGCTCGCCCCGCATCAGCGCCCGGGTCGCCTGAACCGCGCGGCGCGGCAGGGCGGCGAGCCGGGCGGCCTGGGCCAGGGCATGCTCCTCCAGGAGAGCGGAGGGCACCAGCGCGTTGGCGAGGCCGAGCGAGACCGCCGCGTCGCCGTCGAAGGGCTCGCACAGCAGCATCAGCGCCGAGGCGCGGGCGAGCCCGATCCGGCGCGGCAGCAGGTGGCTGGCGGCGGCCTCCGGCACCACGCCGAGTTCCACGAACGGCATGCGGAAGCGCGCCTGCGGCCCGACATAGACGAGGTCGCAATGCAGCGTCAGCGTCGTGCCGACGCCGATGGCGAGCCCGTCCACCGCCGCGACCAGCGGCGTGCGGGTGCGGGCGAGCTGGCGGATGAAGCGCAGCGCCGGCATCTCCGTGAACGCGTCCCGCGGCACCGTGCCCGCAGACAAGAAGTCGGCGAGGTCGTTGCCGGCACAGAAGGCGCCGGGCAGCCCGGCGAACACCACCGCCCCGATGTTTTGCCCGATGTTTTGGGAGTCGTCGTCGGCGCCCGCCAGGGCGGCCGTGGCGGCGTCGTACATGGCGCCGGTCAGCGCGTTCTTCTTCTCCGGCCGGTTCCAGCGGATCAGCCGGACGCCGCCCGAACGATCCTCGATGGTGATGGCTTCGTTCATCCGCCCGCGCCTCACGCCTGTCCTGGTGGGTCCGCCCGCCTCCACCCTTCGGCCCCCGGCGACGCTTTGTCGAGGGGGCACCGGTGACACCTGGGCTGCGCCCGCCGCCTCACGGCGCTCGGCTCCCGCGCACCTCGCCCTCTCCCGTCGTTCCGGGTTCCGCTGCGCGGCCCCGGAACGACGGCGGCGTGGGCCGCCCGAGCCGAGGAGCCTTCGCGAGGCGCGCTGCGTCGATCCGCATGCGCGACCCGGGTATCCGCCGCGTCCGCCGCTCACGCGACCGTGACGGCACCGGCGAAACTTGGGCTGCTCACGTTCCGGATAAACGGGCTATGGGGTCACTCTACGCCCTGACGATCCTGGCCGGTCTCGCCAACGCGATCCAGCCGAGACAGAATGCGACGCTGTCGAAGTCGCTCGGCCTGCCGGTTACGGCGGCGTTGCTGACGCCGCTGGTCGGCACCGCCGCCTGCTCGCCGGTGGGCTTGCGCTCGGCAAGCTCGACATCTCCACCGGCGCGCAGCTCGGGCAGGTGCCATGGTGGGCCTGGCTCGGCGGTTTCTTGAGTATTCTGCTGATCCTGGCTCAGCTCTACGCCTCTCCTGCCATCTGCGCCGTGACGTTTTTGGGGATTATCGTGACTGTGGGCGTGCTCGCCTCGATCGTGCTCGACTATTTCGGGTGGGTTGGGTTCCCAGTGCACCCGGCGAGCTTTTGGAGGGTTGCCGGGGCGGTGTTGATGGTGGTTGGGGTGAAGTTGGTGGCGATTTTTTGAGATTAAATGTCTCTCGCCAACACCCCGCTGCGCTGTCGCGCTCGGAGGGAAACGGTCAGCGATCGGGAGTTTTGTGAGACACTCTAAGCTAACTCTAGCAGAAAATCGGTCGCTTAAAACATCGTACTGTCCACAGATTTACAGAGGGAATTGCATCGGTTTGTTGCGATCGCAATTCAATAATTTACATAAGTAATCCTCATAATTTATAATATACATATTTATTTCTCGTGATGATATTAATAAAATTGCTTTGTTAATCTTAGATTTACAGTATGGATTCGGAGTCGAAAGATTCAGGCGTCGCCGTGGACATGTGGGATGAAATGTATTGAATTGCTCATCTGAAGCAGAGCCAGTTGGAATAATTTTATGGCTTACCCAGTTTTGGTTGTGAGCGGTGAAAATCATAGGATAATAAATCTAGAAGAAAGGTCTACAAATGTTTTTGTAGGCGCTAATGGCTCGGGGAAAACACGGCTAGCTGTTAAGATTGAACAGACTTATCCCGTGATATCGCACAGAGTATCCGCACATAGGGCGCTTAATCTCGATCCAGAAGTTGAAAAAATTAGTGAAGAGCAAGCAGAGACAGCTCTCCGAAAAGGAGGTTTTAAAAATATGATGCATTTTACGCGCGAGCAAATGAGGTGGAAAAACAACCCGCACGTAAACATGCTGGATGACTTCAAGCACCTCATTCAACTGTTGTTTGCCGAGCAATCTAATACGGCGCTTATTACCCATGTAAATGCCCGATCAGGAAATTTCAATAACATACGTCAGACTAAATTCGAGGTGCTATCCAATATCTGGCATAAGCTAATCCCCCACAGAGAGCTGCATGTCACCGGCGACAATATTTTGGTTTCCGCGGGAGAAGGTAGAGATAAATATCCCGCCTCTGATTTGAGTGACGGAGAGCGCGCTTTATTTTATATAATTGGCCAAGTGATCGCTGCGAGTGTCGGTAGCATACTTATCTTTGATGAGCCCGAGTTGCATGTCCATAAATCCATATTGGCTAGAATGTGGGATGAATTAGAGGCGGCGCGATCAGATTGTACCTATGTAATTATCACACATGATCTTGAGTTTGCGGCATCACGGGTGGGGCAGAAATTCGTCATACGAGACTTCTCGCCGGCGCGAGGCTGGACAATCGAATCTGTGCCAGAGAATATAGGGTTTAGTGAGGAAATTACCACGCTGATTTTGGGTAGTCGCAGGCCTATTCTTTTCGTTGAGGGGCGCGCTACGAGTCTTGATCTTATGATCTATAGATCTTGCTACCCAGAGTGGACAGTAATCCCGCGGGAGTCGTGCGAGCAAGTTATCCATGCGGTTGCAACAATGCGGGCCAACCAGAGCCTGACGCGTGTGACCTGCTTCGGTATCGTTGACGCAGACGACCATGACGAAAGCTATCTTGCTACTCTGGGTGTTGCAGCGTTGCCGGTATCCGAAATCGAAAATTTGCTTCTTCTACCCGATATCGGCCGGGCAATTTTAGAGAAGGAAGGTTATGTTGGGGCTGAGGTTGATCAGCGTCTCAGTGCCCTTAAGCAAGAATTGTTCAATAAAGCCCAAGAAATAGGGGCGATTGATCGTGTAGTCGCGCGACACTGCCGTCGGCGGATTGATCGTATGCTCAAAAAAATCGATCTCAGCGCGGCTGTAACCTTAGCTGATATTTCAGCCGAGTATGGCCGGCAGACGGCTGCTCTTGACGTCGCTACCATCGGTGCGGAGGCAGAAGGCCGTATCCGACAAGCTATAAAAGAAGATAATCTGCCGGCATTCTTGCGGGCATATGATGATAAAAATTTCCTGGCAATCGCATCTAAACATTTAAAGGCCACTCATCCAAAAGACTTCATGGCTTGGCTCAGCCGTGTTTTGCGCAACGATAGCGTTCCCTCTCTAACGACGGCAATTCGAGGACACATCCCAGAAGTGACAGCACGATAGTTGCCATTGTTCAATTGTAGATTCTTGCTGTAAATGCTGGCGACTGGCGCGCGAAATGCGCGTTCGGAAAATCTCCTTGACATTCTAGACAAAAAATCCTACAACTCCGGCCGCTCGCCTCCCGGACCAACCGGGGGAGCTTTTCCGGTGACCGGCCGGCGAGGCTCGTTGGGAGGTGGGGCGGTTCCCGCGTCGGTGGCCCGGTCGCCATCGCCCCGGGCGCTGTGCGCGACACAACGCCGTCTCGGGAGGGGGCCATAGGCCGCTCTCGGATCGGCGCCCAGGAACAACCGGAGCCGGGTCCAATACGAGGTCCGGTGCGGACGAGTCCGCTCATAGCCGTCTGCCGAGGTTCCCTCTCCCCGTCCGGGGAGGCGGGCCGAGGGTCCCACAGGCGCATATGTCCGGGGTCGATGCCGGTGGAGCGACCGTGACGCGAAAACGGACGGGCGGCGCCCCGTGACAGGGAAGCCGACCGTCCGCGGGACGCCGGGAGACCGGCAAAGTTTCAAAAGAAATCCGGAGGTCTCGCGGCGTCCCGCGTCCCCCTCAGGTTTTTTCGGGAATGCGTACCCAGCCGGCCGATCGGCCCGCCGTCCTCCGGGCCCGTGTTCAGGGCCGCGGGGGTGAAGGTGTCTTGGAAAAAGGCTCTTTGACCGGTTGGAGGAAGCGCAGCGCGCATCCGGGCCTCGCCCTCATCCCGAGGGGCCGGCGCGCAGCGATCGATTCGGTCCCTCCCCTGTCCTTGCGAGGCTCCAGCCGAAGTCATCCGGCACTCCGCATCGTCCGGACCTGTCGCGCCCTGGATCGCTTCGCCGCCGCTCGCGAGGACGGCGCGGGGCGATAAGCCGAAGCGATCGACCGGACATCGTGGAACGGAGGCGCGTGAGCGGTCAGGCCACGCCGGTGCGCAGCAGGTCGTGGTAGTGCACGAGGCCGACGGGGCGGTCGGCCTCCACCACCACCAGGGCGGTGATCTTCATCGCCTCCTGGATCTGCAGCGCCTTGGCGAGCAGGGTCTCGGGGGGGATGGTGCGGGGGTTGCGGGTCATCACCGCCTCGACCGTCAGGCCCTCCAGGCCGGCATGCGAAAAGATCGCCCGGCGCACGTCGCCGTCGGTGACGATGCCGGCGAGCCGGCCGTCGGCCTCGACCACGAGGACGGAGCCGAACCCCTTGGCGTCGATCTCGGCGAGCGCCGCCCGCATCGGCGTGCCGAGCGCCACCACGGGCAGCCGCCCGCCGCCATGCATGACCTCGCGCACCTGCCGCAGGGAGGCGCCGAGCCGGCCGCCGGGATGGAACACGCTAAAATCGCGGGCGGAGAAGCCGCGGGCTTCGAGCAGGGCCACGGCCAGCGCGTCGCCCAGCGCGAGCTGCATCGCCGTCGAGGTGGTCGGCGCGAGCCCGTTCGGGCAGGCCTCGCGCGCCTTGGGCAGGGCGAGGCAGGTGTCGGCCTCGCGGCCGAGCGTCGAGGCGGCGTTGGAGGTGATCGCCACGAGGTCGACGCGGTAGCGGCGGGTGTAGCCGATGATGTCGGCCAGTTCCGTGGTCTCGCCCGACCACGACAGCGCCAGCACCACGTCGTCGGGCTGGATCATGCCGAGGTCGCCGTGGCTCGCCTCGGCCGGGTGGACGTAGAGGGCCGGCGTGCCGGTCGAGGCGAGCGTCGCCGCGATCTTGCGGGCGACGTGGCCGGACTTGCCCATGCCGGTGCAGATCACGCGGCCCCGCGCCGCCCCGATCCGCTCGACGGCCTGCGCGAAAAACTCGCCCAGGCCGTTGCCGATCGCCGCCATCAGGCAGGCCAGGCCCTCGCGCTCGGTCTCGATGGTGCGAAGCGCCGAGGCGATGGCGGGGGCGCGTACGGCCGCACCGTCCCGGTCCTCGATCCGCTGTGCCAGCGCCATGAAGCGGTTCCCGCGTCCCGTCTCGTCACGATTCGGGGGCTCTCTTCACCCGCGACTGTGGCCGCAAGGCGGCTGACCGGCGCGGGACGGGGCCGGCGGGCGGGGCGCAACCGGCCGTTAACCACGTTTCGCGTAGGCCAGTCGACCATGGCGGCCTCGCCGAGGAGCGGCGCCGGCCCTCGCAAAAAGGCCGTCGGCCGCATCAGGGAAAGAACGCTGCCGGTGTCACGCGAGCGGCCGAACGGGGACAGGCGCGAGGGACGCCGCGGCGCGGGCCCGCTCGCCCTCGCCCTGCTCCCGGCCCTGCTCGGCGCCCCCGCCCTCGCCCAGGACGGCAATGCCGGTCAGAACGACACGGGGCAGAACGACACGTCGTGGTCCGATCCCGGCCGGAGCGCCGCGCCGACGGCCGGGGGCCGGTCCCGCTCCGTCTTCGACGCGCCCACGGGCCTGCGCGGCGCCGGCGCCTTCGCCGCCCCCTCCCCGCTCGGGGCGAGCCCGGCGCCGGGCGCCGCAGCCTCCGAGGAGGCCGAGGAGGGCGTCTCGCGCCTGCCGCGCTTCCGCGCCGCGCCGAGCCTGCCGGGCTCCGCCGCCGCCCGCGGCACCCCGGCCCGGCCCTCGGTGCTGCGCCTGCGCGCGGCGCCCCCGCGCCGGTTCGGCTCGCCGACCCGCGCCATCACCCAGCGGCGCACGCAGGAAACCGTCACCGACCTGCGCCTGACGCCGGTCATCCAGACCCCCGTCTCCGGCGTGCCGCTGCCGACGCCGATCCTCGGGCTCGGCCTGCCCAACGCCGCCGGCTTCCTGCTCGGCACGGCGCTGCGCCGGCCGCTTCCCCCCGACACGGCCTACGCCCCGCTCGGCATCCAGCTCGGCACCTTCACCCTGCTGTCGGCCTTCACCCAGAGCGTCGGCTACGATTCGAACCCCGACCAGATCGGCTCGACCCGCCTGCGCCCCTCCCTGACCCTGCGCAGCGAGGCGGAACTGGCGCTGCGCAGCGCGTGGTCGGCGAGCGAGTTCACCGCCGAGATGAGCGGCAGCTACCTCGAATATCCGCAGAACCCGGAGGCGAGCCGCCCGAACGCGGTGGGCACCTCGCGGCTGCGCATCGACATCGACCGCGACACCCGCTTCGAGCTGGAGACCCGCTTCCTGCTCGACAGCCAGCGCCTCGGCAGCCCCGATCTCGGCACCGCGGCGACGACCCGGCCGATCTTCGCCACCTACGGCGCCACCGCGGGCGTGCAGGAGAGCTTCAACCGGCTGCAGCTCTCGCTGCGCGGCTCGATCGACCGCTCGACCTTCGAGGACGCGCAACTCGGCGACGGCACGCTGATCCGCCAGAGCGACCGCGACGCCAACCAGTACGGCCTGCGCCTGCGCGCGGGCTACGAGATCTCGCCGACGATCACGCCCTTCGTCGAGACCTTCCTCGACACCCGCATCTACGATTCGCCCGTCGACCAGTTCGGCCTGCGCCGCGATTCCGACGGCATCGCCTTCACCGCGGGCGCCACCGTCCAGCTCAACGGCGCGCTGACGGCGGAGGTCTCGGGCGGGCTCCAGCACCGTTCCTACGTCGACCGCACCCTCCAGGACATCGACGCGCCGCTGATCAACGCCGCACTGATCTGGTCGGTCTCGCCGCTCACCACGGTGCGCTTCAACCAGCAGACCGGGGTGGTCGAGACCGCGGTGCCCGGCTCCAGCGGCGCCTTCACCGACGCGGCGACGCTGGAAGTGCAGCACGACCTCTTGCGCAACCTGTCGATCACGCTGGGCGGCGCCTACCTGTCCAACACCTACGACGGCGTGAACATCCGCGAGCGAGGCTTTTCCGCCACCGCCCGGTTCGACTACCGCTTCAACCGCTGGCTCGCGCTGCGCGGCAGCTACATCTACTCGACGCTGACGAGCACCCTCCCGCTCTCGAGCTACGAGGCGCACACGGTGCTGCTCGGCGTGCGGGTGAATCCCTGAGGTCGAAGCATCATCCCGAAAGGCGGCCGCCGGCTTTCGGAAAAGATGATGCGACAGCAACGATGCTTCAGCGCGCGAGCGAGAGCGGCGCGCCGGACTTCGACAGGGCGCCGTCGAGGCTGCCGCCGGCTTGGCGCAGGCGCGCGGCGACGGTGCCGCCCGGCTGGTAGAGGTAGACCTCGCCGTCGCGAAAATCCCAGGCCGAGACCTTGGCGAGATCCTTGTTGGCGCAACCCGCGGCCGAGGCCTTGTAGAGGTCGAGCGACGGCGTGCTCGACAGGGAGAGCTTGCAGCTTCCCGACGCGTCGGTGGCGGTCCACGAGCCGACCACCGAGGAACGGCCGGTCGCCACCACGGGCGGCGGGGCGGGTGGAGGCGGCTCGATCGCCGGGGACGGCGCCGCGGCCACGCTCGGCAGCGGTTCGGCGGGGGCCGAGGCGGCGCCGGGCGGGGGAGCGAGCGGCTCGCTCGTCACCGTGCCGGCGGGCAGCGCGGGCGTGGCGGGTTCCAGCGCCGCCTGCGGCCGCGGACGCTCGCGCGGTCCCTCGAAGCGGTTCGAGGCGCAGGCGCCGACGCTCGCGGCGAGCGCGAGACAGGCGGCTTTCGACAGGAACCCACGCGTCATCAACGACCCCTCCCCCGGAACACGCAACAGTCGCGCTTGCCCTCTTGGGCAAATGCGCTTGCGGCAAGGCAAGCTGCACGGTGGGGCCGGGAAAAGCCGTCCCCAGGCCGGTTTTCGGAGCGGTGTGGCGGTCCTGCCTCAGTCGATCGGCGCGACTTCCAGGGGCTTCGAAACGGCGAGGGCCGCGCCCGGTTCGGACGCGGCCCTCGCGAGCGGCAAGTGCGAGCGGCAAGTGCGAGAGAAGGATCAGACCTCGCGCTCGACCATCATCTTCTTGATCTCGGCGATGGCCTTGGCCGGGTTCAGGTTCTTCGGGCAGGTGTTGGCGCAGTTCATGATCGTGTGGCAGCGGTAGAGCCGGAACGGGTCGTGCAGTCCGTCGAGGCGTTCGCCGGTGTTCTCGTCGCGCGAGTCGATCAGCCAGCGATAGGCCTGGAGCAGGGCCGCGGGCCCGAGAAACTTGTCGCCGTTCCACCAGTAGCTCGGGCAGCTCGTGGTGCAGCAGGCGCACAGGATGCATTCGTAGAGGCCGTCGAGCCGGGCGCGGTCCTCGGGCGCCTGCTTCCACTCCTTTTCCGGGGCGGGTGTCTCGGTCTGGAGCCAGGGCTCGATCGCCGCGTGCTGGGCGTAGAAGTTGGTCAGATCCGGCACGAGATCCTTGAGCACCGGCATGTGCGGCAGCGGGTAGATCCGCACCGCGCCGTCCTTGTCCTTGCGGGTGAGGAACGGCAGGGCGTTGTCGGGCGACTTGCACGCGTCGATGCCCATGGTGCAGGCGAGCCCGTTCTGGCCCTCGATGTTCATGGCGCAGGAGCCGCAGATGCCCTCGCGGCAGGAGCGGCGGAAGACCAGCGTCGGGTCGATCTTGTTCTTGATCCACAGGAGCGCGTCGAGGATCATCGGGCCGCAATCGTCGCGGTCGACGTGATAGGTGTCGATGCGCGGGTTCTTCCCGTCGTCCGGGTTCCAGCGATAGATCCGGAAGGTCTGGACGTTCTGGGCGCCGTTCGGCGCCGGCCAGGTCTTGCCTTCGGTGACCTGGGAATTCTTGGGGAGATTGAACTGGGCCATCGCTCGTGCCTTTCCGGGGGCAGCGGCCTCGCGGCGCGCTCCGATCTTGAGAAAAATCCTATTGCCGACCGAGCCAGCCGGTCATGACCCGCTCGGCCTCCGCCTTCGGCGGCTGCTGCGCGGCCGGGCCGGACAGGCGGAACTTGACGAATTGGCCGCGCAGGCCGGTGAGGCAGAGCAGGCTCCCGGTGGGGCCGAGGGCCGGGTGGTCGATGGTGAAGGCGCGGCAGGTCAGCTTGGCGCCCGGCACGCGCACCGCGCCGCGATCCTCGCTGCCGCGGTAGACGCCCTGCGCCACCGCCGTCCTGATGTCGCCGGCCGCCTGCGTGAGCTGCCCGGCGACCGCGGGTGAGGACGCTCCGTCGGGGATGTTCGCGACGCCGCCATCGTAGACGTGGATATCCGCCTTCCAGCGGCCGTCGGTGTAGACGACGGAGTAGCCGAGCCCCGGTGCCCGAGCCTCGTAATCGGTGCGCGGGCCCCGGGCGAAGCCGGCGACCTCCGCGGGAAAGGCGAAGTCGGGCCCTCGTGCCACCGCCGGCAGAGCCAGCACCACTGCCGCGGCGCATAGGGCGATGTGGACGACAAGGTATCGAGAGAAGATCATCACTCGGAAGCCTGTCGATCAACCATATGCGGAGGCGCCAGCCCCTCGCTGCAGGCCGCCTGTGACTCTTCGTGAAAAGTGAACCGAGTCATATGCTTGTGCCCTCAGTGGAATCCGCCAGGGGCGTGTTGCGATCGAGGATGCGCACCCGTGCCTGGCGGGTTAGGGTGATGCCGAAATCGAGGTTACGGGTGAGGACGACAGCTTGGTTCGCC is from Methylorubrum populi and encodes:
- a CDS encoding NAD(P)-dependent oxidoreductase; protein product: MSDRTSPAKNLAGKNLAGKTLFITGASRGIGLAIGLRAARDGANVAIAAKTAEPHPKLEGTIFTAAERIERAGGRALPLTVDVRDEEAVRDALDETAKRFGGIDIVVNNASAISLSNTPATEMKRFDLMHQINARGTYMVSKYAIPHLERAENPHILMLSPPLDMAEKWFAPHLAYTMAKFGMSLCVLGLAGELRGRGIGGKGIAVNALWPRTTIATAAVRNLLGGDALMQASRTPEIMADAAHALFLKDARSATGRFLIDDSFLAEEGVTDFSKYRVTAGVPLAPDFFVPETSVAPPGALD
- a CDS encoding SDR family NAD(P)-dependent oxidoreductase; protein product: MPQPLRGKVCLVAGASRGVGRGLARGLGEAGATVIVTARSSETGRRTETRPEAIEDTARAVDAAGGEGHPYLCDHTSERAVDGLVHWALRRFGRIDVAASSVWGGNEGYDGARYPDGAAWGTPFWRRSAEPFSRFLGTGPYPALLLARAVAPAMVAAKRGLVAFVSFGTESYLGDLYYDLAKAATNRLAFACAAELLPHGVCALGLSPGFVATERVRDLGEADRATESPLYAGRALAALSADPCVLDRSGRTVHAGDLARAYGFTDADGRQPERFRIGEHDT
- a CDS encoding enoyl-CoA hydratase-related protein, which translates into the protein MNEAITIEDRSGGVRLIRWNRPEKKNALTGAMYDAATAALAGADDDSQNIGQNIGAVVFAGLPGAFCAGNDLADFLSAGTVPRDAFTEMPALRFIRQLARTRTPLVAAVDGLAIGVGTTLTLHCDLVYVGPQARFRMPFVELGVVPEAAASHLLPRRIGLARASALMLLCEPFDGDAAVSLGLANALVPSALLEEHALAQAARLAALPRRAVQATRALMRGEQAQVEAAVEAEAQAFEAGLRDPETQGRLARFLSGKA
- a CDS encoding AAA family ATPase, yielding MAYPVLVVSGENHRIINLEERSTNVFVGANGSGKTRLAVKIEQTYPVISHRVSAHRALNLDPEVEKISEEQAETALRKGGFKNMMHFTREQMRWKNNPHVNMLDDFKHLIQLLFAEQSNTALITHVNARSGNFNNIRQTKFEVLSNIWHKLIPHRELHVTGDNILVSAGEGRDKYPASDLSDGERALFYIIGQVIAASVGSILIFDEPELHVHKSILARMWDELEAARSDCTYVIITHDLEFAASRVGQKFVIRDFSPARGWTIESVPENIGFSEEITTLILGSRRPILFVEGRATSLDLMIYRSCYPEWTVIPRESCEQVIHAVATMRANQSLTRVTCFGIVDADDHDESYLATLGVAALPVSEIENLLLLPDIGRAILEKEGYVGAEVDQRLSALKQELFNKAQEIGAIDRVVARHCRRRIDRMLKKIDLSAAVTLADISAEYGRQTAALDVATIGAEAEGRIRQAIKEDNLPAFLRAYDDKNFLAIASKHLKATHPKDFMAWLSRVLRNDSVPSLTTAIRGHIPEVTAR
- a CDS encoding KpsF/GutQ family sugar-phosphate isomerase is translated as MALAQRIEDRDGAAVRAPAIASALRTIETEREGLACLMAAIGNGLGEFFAQAVERIGAARGRVICTGMGKSGHVARKIAATLASTGTPALYVHPAEASHGDLGMIQPDDVVLALSWSGETTELADIIGYTRRYRVDLVAITSNAASTLGREADTCLALPKAREACPNGLAPTTSTAMQLALGDALAVALLEARGFSARDFSVFHPGGRLGASLRQVREVMHGGGRLPVVALGTPMRAALAEIDAKGFGSVLVVEADGRLAGIVTDGDVRRAIFSHAGLEGLTVEAVMTRNPRTIPPETLLAKALQIQEAMKITALVVVEADRPVGLVHYHDLLRTGVA
- a CDS encoding outer membrane beta-barrel protein; translation: MSRERPNGDRREGRRGAGPLALALLPALLGAPALAQDGNAGQNDTGQNDTSWSDPGRSAAPTAGGRSRSVFDAPTGLRGAGAFAAPSPLGASPAPGAAASEEAEEGVSRLPRFRAAPSLPGSAAARGTPARPSVLRLRAAPPRRFGSPTRAITQRRTQETVTDLRLTPVIQTPVSGVPLPTPILGLGLPNAAGFLLGTALRRPLPPDTAYAPLGIQLGTFTLLSAFTQSVGYDSNPDQIGSTRLRPSLTLRSEAELALRSAWSASEFTAEMSGSYLEYPQNPEASRPNAVGTSRLRIDIDRDTRFELETRFLLDSQRLGSPDLGTAATTRPIFATYGATAGVQESFNRLQLSLRGSIDRSTFEDAQLGDGTLIRQSDRDANQYGLRLRAGYEISPTITPFVETFLDTRIYDSPVDQFGLRRDSDGIAFTAGATVQLNGALTAEVSGGLQHRSYVDRTLQDIDAPLINAALIWSVSPLTTVRFNQQTGVVETAVPGSSGAFTDAATLEVQHDLLRNLSITLGGAYLSNTYDGVNIRERGFSATARFDYRFNRWLALRGSYIYSTLTSTLPLSSYEAHTVLLGVRVNP
- a CDS encoding AprI/Inh family metalloprotease inhibitor, encoding MTRGFLSKAACLALAASVGACASNRFEGPRERPRPQAALEPATPALPAGTVTSEPLAPPPGAASAPAEPLPSVAAAPSPAIEPPPPAPPPVVATGRSSVVGSWTATDASGSCKLSLSSTPSLDLYKASAAGCANKDLAKVSAWDFRDGEVYLYQPGGTVAARLRQAGGSLDGALSKSGAPLSLAR
- a CDS encoding succinate dehydrogenase iron-sulfur subunit translates to MAQFNLPKNSQVTEGKTWPAPNGAQNVQTFRIYRWNPDDGKNPRIDTYHVDRDDCGPMILDALLWIKNKIDPTLVFRRSCREGICGSCAMNIEGQNGLACTMGIDACKSPDNALPFLTRKDKDGAVRIYPLPHMPVLKDLVPDLTNFYAQHAAIEPWLQTETPAPEKEWKQAPEDRARLDGLYECILCACCTTSCPSYWWNGDKFLGPAALLQAYRWLIDSRDENTGERLDGLHDPFRLYRCHTIMNCANTCPKNLNPAKAIAEIKKMMVEREV